The following proteins come from a genomic window of Daphnia carinata strain CSIRO-1 chromosome 6, CSIRO_AGI_Dcar_HiC_V3, whole genome shotgun sequence:
- the LOC130702115 gene encoding uncharacterized protein LOC130702115 produces MSDTKLPNPNSEDVVEEELRRLHLPNETETIPAESLSKQESAEELCEIWNRCLVTPPQSRVTSSPVFKTITSVYKTSSLKSRHSSTKPLLRKARLQIVKKSKYLRKPKLNFIKFKDQGAFIASDDAFRESDTRNQNSPVVQSSCSQQALHPCPHEDDTTIEELAAYFECIVYIPRKMSQMAEMMYT; encoded by the exons ATGTCTGATACTAAGCTTCCAAACCCAAACTCTGAAGACGTTGTTGAAGAAGAGCTGAGAAGGTTACACCTACCAAACGAAACAGAAACTATTCCTGCCGAATCTCTGTCGAA GCAAGAATCTGCTGAGGAGTTGTGCGAAATATGGAATCGGTGCTTGGTAACGCCGCCCCAAAGCCGTGTAACATCATCCCCTGTTTTTAAGACAATAACCTCTGTGTACAAAACAAGTTCTTTAAAATCACGACACTCGAGTACCAAACCTTTGTTGAGGAAAGCCCGATTGCAAATTGTGAAGAAGTCAAAGTACCTAAGGAAACCCAAGCTTAACTTCATAAAGTTCAAAGATCAAGGGGCCTTCATTGCATCTGATGATGCCTTCAGAGAAAGTGACACCAGGAATCAAAACTCGCCTGTAGTTCAGTCATCGTGTTCTCAGCAAGCACTACACCCATGCCCTCATGAAGATGACACAACCATAGAAGAATTGGCAGCCTATTTTGAATGCATCGTTTACATCCCCAGAAAGATGTCACAAATGGCTGAGATGATGTATACATAG
- the LOC130702118 gene encoding ADP-ribosylation factor-related protein 1-like, producing the protein MSYCQNKQRVKFQIVKMYHLLSGFYKYLFQLDEYYVLILGLDNAGKSTYLEAAKTHFTKNYKALNPNKITSTVGLNIGVIETDGCSLNFWDLGGQEELQSLWDKYYAESHAVIYVVDAFARDRIEESKAVFDKMIASELLKGIPLLVLANKQDLQDSMGVREVKPIFNQNAHLIGQRDCMVMPVSALNGDGVDEGIKWLVQCVKRNNVVRPPRNQSDN; encoded by the exons ATGTCCTACTGTCAAAATAAACAACgtgtaaaatttcaaattgtcAAAATGTATCATCTTTTATCAGGCTTTTACAAGTATTTATTTcagttagatgaatattaCGTTCTAATTTTGGGCCTTGATAACGCTGGAAAATCG ACATATCTGGAGGCGGCAAAGACTCACTTCACGAAAAATTACAAAGCACTGAATCCAAACAAAATTACCTCAACAGTGGGGTTAAACATAGGAGTCATTGAAACCGATGGGTGCAGTTTGAATTTCTGGGATTTGGGTGGCCAAGAAGAATTGCAGTCCCTCTGGGACAAG TATTATGCTGAGTCACATGCAGTAATCTATGTG GTTGATGCATTTGCCCGTGATAGAATTGAAGAATCCAAGGCTGTGTTTG ATAAGATGATTGCAAGTGAACTGCTGAAAGGTATTCCTCTACTTGTActtgcaaacaaacaagatcTTCAAGATAGTATGGGTGTCCGTGAAGTGAAGCCCATATTTAACCAAAATGCCCACCTTATAGGTCAAAGAGATTGCATGGTAATGCCTGTCTCTGCATTGAATGG GGACGGTGTGGATGAAGGAATCAAATGGCTTGTCCAGTGTGTAAAACGTAATAATGTAGTCAGACCGCCTAGGAATCAGAGTGATAATTAA
- the LOC130702122 gene encoding M-phase phosphoprotein 6-like, with product MGPQRKRLLLSKNLLEMKFMKRTKEKTEKELEDEERQATFANEITSAMLSHGSKFLMESSYAACEKLTFGRMSFKGANPEIEKIMRRFISPQPPKEDSLLQNEKYADVTATEVAQTLSLTKTISRKFSKQSLKRGFKRPAED from the exons ATGGGCCCTCAAAGGAAGAGATTGCTCCTGTCAAAAAATCTTCTTGAAATGAAG TTTATGAAAAGaaccaaagagaaaacagaaaaagaacttgaagatgaagaaagacAAGCAACTTTTGCCAATGAAATCACTTCAGCTATGTTGTCTCACGG GAGTAAATTTCTGATGGAGTCTAGTTATGCTGCATGTGAAAAACTAACATTTGGGAGGATGAGCTTCAAAGGGGCCAATCCAGAAATTGAAAAGATAATGAGAAGGTTTATATCACCACAACCACCCAAAGAAGATTCTTTATTGCAGAATGAAAAATATGCTGATGTGACAGCTACTGAGGTTGCACAAACCCTTTCACTCACAAAGACAATTTCGAGGAAATTTTCTAAACAATCTCTCAAGAGAGGATTCAAAAGACCGGCTGAAGATTAA
- the LOC130702090 gene encoding F-box only protein 32-like codes for MPFYAKDWRSPGESWIKTEDGWEKLKVLETNRKRLNSENGVFHRPADDDKENCALDNGQEGLDKTKGSVPPHCQITLKCTKEVAGFNGLSDALRRLDFRSAVHDHRRFPYTAKLLELLLSQHRITNLSGCAQKSVLNVLEEIAVQAQGSQQNVHVLVKLLTDLRTIVRGDSWWGTPLGSSQLWGKHVRTIDRIGAIASSIRHAESAPGNNGGEDKPKFEDLPEECVREILFRLADHRDLLSAAEACGVAQKLSAEQRLWKRLCRFHFSPVQISFALSEIQKDREKPPVNMTLNKNNRSSRTPHPYLNTRRSPVRSHDSESSKPEELLDNASSTDTRGRVSSAFHEHLKRYRETLLGLQKEKQESNHLQSVGNANHDRLLSFQDVRNHFDQRGMLDNEPNSPQSTPRMSQLPPRRKNNEMDDGTSNNQTTLETDWEDVFHRARRLFGLREDYAEILHLCRNCRCLFWKTYGHPCIVDHQPTDNKSDEPSCNPETFYVPIPPQAFLKFFSL; via the exons ATGCCTTTCTATGCAAAAGACTGGCGTTCACCTGGTGAATCGTGGATCAAAACCGAAGATGGCTGGGAAAAGCTGAAAGTATTGGAAACTAATCGAAAAAGATTAAATTCTGAGAATGGTGTTTTCCACAG GCCAGCAGATGACGATAAAGAAAACTGCGCACTGGATAACGGTCAGGAAGGACTCGATAAGACAAAAG GTAGCGTCCCGCCGCACTGTCAGATCACATTGAAATGCACAAAAGAg GTGGCTGGATTCAACGGGTTGAGCGACGCTCTGCGTCGTTTGGATTTCCGATCCGCAGTCCACGATCACAGAAGATTTCCCTACACGGCTAAGCTGCTGGAATTGTTGCTTTCTCAGCACAGAATTACCAACCTGTCCGGCTGTGCTCAAAAATCTGTTCTCAATGTCCTGGAGGAGATCGCAGTCCAAG CCCAAGGAAGCCAGCAGAACGTGCATGTTCTAGTCAAATTACTAACCGATTTGCGTACAATTGTGCGCGGGGATTCGTGGTGGGGTACACCGTTAGGCTCTTCGCAATTGTGGGGTAAACACGTCCGTACTATCGATCGTATAGGAGCCATCGCTTCAAGCATTCGCCATGCTGAG TCGGCTCCTGGCAATAATGGAGGAGAAGACAAACCTAAATTTGAGGATTTGCCTGAAGAGTGTGTCAGAGAAATCCTATTTCGCTTGGCTGATCATAGGGACTTGTTGTCAGCTGCGGAGGCGTGCGGAGTAGCCCAGAAACTTAGCGCCGAGCAACGTTTGTGGAAGCGTCTTTGTCGCTTTCACTTCTCGCCAGTACAAATCAGCTTTGCACTGagcgaaatacaaaaagaccGAGAGAAACCTCCCGTGAACATGACATTGAACAAGAATAATCGTAGTAGTCGAACGCCTCATCCATATCTCAACACGAGGCGCAGTCCCGTCCGTAGTCATGATTCAGAATCTTCTAAACCGGAAGAG TTACTGGATAATGCTTCATCGACAGACACGCGCGGTCGTGTTTCCAGTGCTTTCCACGAGCATTTGAAACGCTACCGTGAAACTCTATTAGGTCTGCAAAAGGAGAAACAAGAGTCAAACCATCTGCAATCAGTCGGCAATGCCAATCATGATCGATTGTTAAGCTTCCAGGACGTCAGGAACCATTTCGATCAACGAGGAATGCTTGATAATGAACCCAACAGCCCCCAGAGTACGCCCCGAATGAGTCAGCTTCCGCCTAGGAGGAAAAATAACGAGATGGATGATGGCACTTCTAATAATCAGACTACTCTGGAAACAGACTGGGAGGATGTCTTCCATCGTGCGCGCAG GCTATTTGGACTGCGTGAAGACTATGCCGAAATTCTCCATCTGTGTCGCAACTGCCGTTGCCTATTTTGGAAAACGTACGGACATCCTTGCATAGTCGATCATCAGCCGACAGATAACAAGTCAGACGAACCCAGCTGCAACCCGGAAACATTTTATGTGCCCATCCCGCCTCAAGCTTtcctcaaatttttttctctctga